The following proteins are co-located in the Halarcobacter sp. genome:
- a CDS encoding class II aldolase and adducin N-terminal domain-containing protein, producing the protein MIDANIVKLLSDLSLTMFRKNFFGIYHGAISAKLDYNSFIINSADAIFDEMNDNSFCELNMTKKDYRWKIASIESDIHSTIYTNIHEAKYIAFGVPIYTTAYTFEHDEIVLDDFFGKTTLGGKVPIYDPGDFNTWYDRNALEITKYLKESNERIMVIRGIGTYVYDRDINNLVKRVAILENSCRLLSLKSSYQ; encoded by the coding sequence ATGATTGACGCAAATATAGTAAAGCTTTTAAGTGACCTATCATTAACAATGTTTAGAAAAAACTTTTTTGGTATATATCATGGTGCAATCTCTGCAAAACTCGATTATAATTCATTTATCATAAACTCTGCTGATGCAATTTTTGATGAGATGAATGATAACTCTTTTTGTGAATTAAATATGACAAAAAAAGATTATCGATGGAAAATTGCAAGTATAGAATCAGATATTCATTCAACTATATATACAAATATCCATGAAGCAAAATATATCGCTTTTGGTGTACCTATTTATACAACTGCTTATACATTTGAACATGATGAGATTGTATTAGATGATTTTTTTGGAAAAACAACATTAGGTGGTAAAGTTCCAATTTACGATCCAGGAGATTTCAATACTTGGTATGATAGAAATGCTTTAGAAATTACAAAATATCTAAAAGAAAGCAATGAAAGAATTATGGTAATTAGAGGAATTGGTACATATGTTTATGATAGAGACATCAATAATTTAGTAAAAAGAGTAGCAATTTTAGAGAACTCTTGTAGACTTTTGAGCCTAAAATCATCATATCAATAA
- a CDS encoding HU family DNA-binding protein, translating to MNKAEFIDAVAAKAGLSKKDAKGAVDAVLDTITETLVKKETVSFIGFGTFSTADRAERTAKVPGTDKTVKVPATTVAKFKVGKALKEAVAK from the coding sequence ATGAACAAAGCTGAATTTATTGACGCAGTTGCAGCAAAGGCTGGATTATCTAAAAAAGATGCTAAAGGTGCAGTTGATGCAGTATTAGATACAATTACTGAGACTTTAGTAAAAAAAGAAACTGTAAGTTTCATCGGATTCGGTACTTTTAGTACAGCTGATAGAGCTGAGAGAACTGCAAAAGTTCCTGGAACAGATAAAACTGTTAAAGTTCCAGCTACAACTGTTGCAAAATTCAAAGTTGGAAAAGCGTTAAAAGAAGCAGTTGCTAAATAA
- a CDS encoding low specificity L-threonine aldolase translates to MYEKIEEQFASDNYSQICPEVLEKIIELNNDYAPAYGNDFYTKFAADKLRELFEIDCEVFFVFNGTAANSLSLASLCNSYHSIICSDVAHIETDECGAPEFFSNGAKLLVANSNNGKLTPKEISYLATKRDDIHYPKPKVISITQSTELGTVYTIEELKEIKKVANEHNLHIQMDGARFANAVVSLGCKPADITWKVGIDVLCFSGTKNGMAMGEVVIFFNKDLSEDFDYRCKQAGQLASKMRFISAQWIGLLENSLWRKNAEHANSMAKYFEKRINEIDNINIKFPVESNSVFIEMSEEIINKLRSKNWLFYSFIGLGGGRFVFSWNTTKERINKLIEDILE, encoded by the coding sequence ATGTACGAAAAGATAGAGGAACAATTTGCTAGTGATAATTATTCGCAAATTTGTCCTGAAGTACTTGAAAAAATAATAGAATTAAATAATGATTATGCTCCAGCTTATGGAAATGATTTTTATACGAAATTTGCAGCAGATAAATTAAGAGAACTATTTGAAATAGATTGTGAAGTTTTTTTTGTATTTAATGGGACAGCTGCAAACTCTTTAAGTTTGGCATCATTATGCAACTCTTATCATAGTATTATTTGTAGTGATGTAGCACATATTGAAACAGATGAATGTGGTGCACCAGAATTTTTTTCAAATGGTGCAAAATTACTTGTTGCTAATTCAAATAATGGAAAATTAACCCCTAAAGAGATAAGTTATTTAGCAACTAAAAGAGATGATATACATTATCCAAAACCAAAAGTGATTTCTATTACACAATCAACTGAATTAGGAACAGTTTATACAATAGAAGAGTTAAAAGAGATTAAGAAAGTAGCAAATGAACATAATCTTCATATACAAATGGATGGTGCAAGATTTGCTAATGCAGTTGTAAGTTTAGGTTGTAAACCAGCAGATATAACTTGGAAAGTTGGGATAGATGTTTTATGCTTTTCTGGAACAAAAAATGGTATGGCTATGGGAGAGGTTGTAATCTTTTTTAATAAAGATTTATCTGAAGACTTTGATTATAGATGTAAACAAGCAGGACAATTAGCTTCAAAGATGAGATTTATTTCTGCTCAATGGATTGGATTATTAGAAAATAGTCTATGGAGAAAAAATGCAGAACATGCCAATAGTATGGCTAAATATTTTGAAAAAAGAATAAATGAGATAGATAATATAAATATAAAGTTCCCAGTAGAGTCAAATAGCGTTTTTATAGAGATGTCTGAAGAGATTATAAATAAACTTAGATCTAAAAATTGGCTATTTTACAGTTTTATTGGTTTAGGTGGTGGTAGATTCGTATTTTCATGGAATACCACAAAAGAGAGAATTAATAAACTTATTGAAGATATATTAGAATAA
- a CDS encoding FeoA family protein — protein MNAKMKTLACLNKGQRAKISKLNAKGKLLHKLLDMGFVNNVEIEVIREAPLFDPMELRLQNYLLTVRKSEAELIEVEENK, from the coding sequence ATGAATGCAAAAATGAAAACTTTGGCATGCTTAAATAAAGGGCAAAGAGCCAAAATAAGTAAGCTAAATGCAAAAGGTAAACTTTTACATAAACTTTTAGATATGGGATTTGTAAACAATGTAGAGATTGAAGTTATTAGAGAAGCTCCACTTTTTGATCCAATGGAACTTAGACTTCAAAACTACCTTTTAACAGTTAGAAAAAGTGAAGCAGAACTTATAGAAGTAGAGGAAAATAAATAG
- the feoB gene encoding ferrous iron transport protein B, with translation MNKIKVALAGQPNCGKSTIFNLVSGIEQHIANYPGVTVDKKTGFFNYANNRIEMVDLPGTYSFSSYSLEERVAKDFIIDENPDVIVNVIDASNIKRNLYLTFQLLEIGLPVVVILNMMDVAKRRDIEIDSKKISQMLNCPVVEASGAKGIGGEEIMKNIVHTASSKDEYEEFVINYEELEPHIKNIEDKLQKIDLNQSTRWLAIKALEGDQPIIDRLKNHVPDIEEFSKTQIDAFHEKYDKDTVSFLASFRYDSADIIHHKAIKEKHKGELTLTDKVDKIILNRFLAIPILIFLMFMVYQISIVWGYKLTDYTWPLLAAVKNFVIDIVPEANFTDVPMITDFAVWMVNSANALMNYIPIFFILFALIAIMEDVGYMPRMAFILDRVFKRFGLHGQSTLPLVLGGAMVGGCAVPGVMSTKGIADDRARMATIFAVPYMNCLAKVPFYTLILGAFFKPDMALMMFFISTITVFIAMIVSKFITSTILKTRETAPFLMELPPYHMPTFKGVIIRASQRVWLYIKKVVTIVLAVAIILFAMLQFPGLSEESQAKYDVDSNKALASFDKKVKKSKYYEEVDTKEEVSKLLNFYDGYRAKKMSGSSSVDEDYKQMSASMYKYIRTGKDKDAKLINRELRKLSKKRKRILRNMKNEKVENSILGMAGRSIEPLTQYAGFDWKINVAFLSSFAARESAVATLGSLYENNKADNMRAEEAMAQNSGYTPLHAVAIIIFMILTPPCIATMIVVKIQTDSYKWMMFAIFFPVFLGLILSSLVFTLGLNFGWSGLDAMTYFYITIVVIALIIGLFPNKNINWKGGLKPKINKQIQS, from the coding sequence ATGAATAAAATAAAAGTAGCACTTGCAGGTCAACCAAATTGTGGTAAATCCACAATTTTCAACCTTGTAAGTGGAATAGAACAACACATTGCAAATTATCCTGGAGTAACTGTTGATAAAAAAACAGGTTTTTTTAATTATGCAAACAATAGAATTGAAATGGTTGACTTACCAGGTACTTATTCATTTAGCTCTTATTCATTAGAAGAAAGGGTTGCAAAAGATTTTATAATAGATGAAAACCCAGATGTTATTGTAAATGTAATTGATGCTTCAAATATAAAAAGGAACTTATATTTAACTTTTCAACTTTTAGAAATAGGTCTCCCTGTTGTTGTAATTTTAAATATGATGGATGTTGCTAAAAGAAGAGATATAGAGATTGACTCAAAAAAAATCTCACAAATGCTTAATTGCCCAGTTGTAGAAGCAAGTGGTGCAAAAGGGATAGGTGGGGAAGAGATCATGAAAAATATTGTTCATACTGCATCTTCTAAAGATGAGTATGAAGAGTTTGTAATAAACTATGAAGAACTTGAACCACATATAAAAAATATTGAAGATAAACTTCAAAAAATAGATTTAAACCAAAGCACAAGATGGCTTGCTATAAAAGCTTTAGAGGGTGACCAACCTATTATTGATAGATTAAAAAATCATGTACCGGATATAGAAGAGTTTTCAAAAACACAAATTGATGCTTTTCATGAAAAATATGATAAAGATACTGTTTCATTTTTAGCCTCATTTAGATATGACTCTGCTGATATTATTCATCATAAAGCTATTAAAGAAAAACATAAAGGTGAGCTAACTCTCACAGATAAAGTAGACAAGATAATATTAAATAGATTTTTAGCTATTCCTATTTTAATATTTTTAATGTTTATGGTTTATCAAATATCTATTGTATGGGGTTATAAACTAACAGATTATACTTGGCCTCTTTTAGCTGCTGTAAAAAACTTTGTAATTGATATAGTTCCTGAAGCAAACTTTACCGATGTTCCAATGATAACAGATTTTGCAGTATGGATGGTAAATAGTGCAAATGCCTTGATGAATTATATTCCAATTTTCTTTATTCTTTTTGCTTTAATTGCAATTATGGAAGATGTAGGTTATATGCCACGTATGGCTTTTATATTGGATAGAGTATTTAAAAGATTTGGACTTCATGGACAATCAACTCTACCTTTAGTATTAGGTGGTGCAATGGTAGGAGGATGTGCGGTTCCAGGAGTAATGTCCACAAAAGGTATTGCTGATGATAGAGCAAGAATGGCAACAATATTTGCTGTTCCTTATATGAATTGCTTAGCAAAGGTTCCATTTTATACCCTTATTTTAGGTGCATTTTTCAAACCTGATATGGCTTTAATGATGTTCTTTATCTCTACAATTACTGTATTTATAGCAATGATTGTATCAAAATTTATCACATCTACAATTTTAAAGACAAGGGAAACAGCTCCTTTTTTAATGGAACTTCCACCTTATCATATGCCAACATTCAAAGGTGTAATTATTAGAGCATCACAAAGAGTTTGGTTATATATTAAGAAAGTTGTAACTATTGTACTTGCTGTGGCTATTATACTTTTTGCTATGCTTCAATTTCCAGGATTAAGTGAAGAATCACAAGCTAAATATGATGTAGATTCAAACAAAGCTTTAGCTAGTTTTGATAAGAAAGTTAAAAAATCAAAATATTATGAAGAGGTTGACACAAAAGAAGAAGTGTCAAAATTGTTAAATTTCTATGATGGTTATAGAGCAAAAAAAATGTCAGGTTCTAGTTCTGTTGATGAAGACTACAAACAAATGAGTGCTTCTATGTACAAATATATTAGAACAGGAAAAGATAAAGATGCAAAACTTATAAATAGGGAACTTAGAAAATTATCTAAAAAAAGAAAAAGAATTCTAAGAAATATGAAAAATGAAAAAGTTGAAAACTCTATACTTGGTATGGCAGGAAGATCAATTGAACCATTAACTCAATATGCAGGCTTTGATTGGAAAATCAATGTTGCCTTTTTAAGTTCTTTTGCTGCAAGAGAAAGTGCTGTTGCAACTTTGGGAAGTTTATACGAGAACAATAAGGCAGATAATATGAGAGCTGAAGAAGCGATGGCTCAAAATAGTGGATATACCCCACTTCATGCAGTTGCAATTATTATTTTCATGATTTTAACGCCACCTTGTATTGCAACAATGATAGTTGTTAAAATACAAACAGATAGCTACAAATGGATGATGTTTGCAATATTTTTCCCAGTATTTTTAGGATTAATACTATCCTCTTTAGTATTTACACTAGGTCTTAACTTTGGTTGGAGTGGTCTTGATGCAATGACTTACTTTTATATAACGATAGTTGTAATTGCTTTAATAATAGGATTATTCCCAAATAAAAATATAAATTGGAAGGGTGGATTAAAACCCAAAATCAATAAACAAATTCAATCTTAA
- a CDS encoding DUF4198 domain-containing protein has protein sequence MKKTIVGLAAATVLATGALAHFQMVYTPNTALEKGKTIEFKHVFTHPFADEHTMDMAGVEEFYVINKGKKKDLIDSLKPITWKGKHNSGKAFESSYKARRMGDHVFVMKPVPYFEAGEGIYIQQITKTVINVAGTPTDWDAQLGLKAEIVPLTKPYSIWEGGSFTGIVKSNGKPVPFAEIEVEYINNTPDMKNNAMGPNKYEAPQDSFVTMGIKANKDGEFTFSIPKAGFWGFCALGAGPDKEYKGKELSQDAVIWVEAKPMK, from the coding sequence ATGAAAAAGACAATCGTAGGATTAGCCGCGGCAACAGTTTTAGCAACAGGAGCATTAGCACACTTTCAAATGGTATATACACCAAATACAGCATTAGAAAAAGGTAAAACAATAGAGTTTAAACATGTATTTACTCACCCATTTGCAGATGAACATACAATGGATATGGCAGGAGTAGAAGAGTTTTATGTAATTAATAAAGGTAAAAAGAAAGATTTAATAGATAGTTTAAAACCTATCACTTGGAAAGGTAAACATAACTCAGGAAAAGCTTTTGAATCATCATATAAAGCTAGAAGAATGGGGGATCATGTATTTGTTATGAAACCAGTTCCATATTTTGAAGCAGGTGAAGGGATTTATATCCAACAAATTACAAAAACAGTAATCAATGTAGCAGGAACACCAACAGATTGGGATGCGCAATTAGGATTAAAAGCTGAGATTGTACCATTAACAAAACCTTATTCAATTTGGGAAGGTGGAAGTTTTACAGGTATAGTAAAATCAAATGGAAAACCTGTACCTTTTGCAGAAATAGAAGTTGAATATATAAATAATACACCGGATATGAAAAACAATGCAATGGGACCAAATAAATACGAAGCACCACAAGATTCATTTGTAACAATGGGAATCAAAGCAAATAAAGATGGTGAGTTTACATTCTCAATTCCTAAAGCTGGATTTTGGGGATTTTGCGCGCTTGGTGCTGGTCCTGACAAAGAATACAAAGGTAAAGAACTAAGTCAAGATGCTGTTATTTGGGTTGAAGCTAAACCTATGAAATAA
- a CDS encoding flagellin — MQIGNNVQYDPSVYVNLNQSLNRISAGAQTSAAEDPAALSIAEQLKADNSGVAQAVENTSNAIAAVQIGDQALGEQSSILNQVRENLLQASTDTTSDEGRQALLNETQDLLKNLNNIASSTNYNGQTLLQNSQSDTSGSEVLQFQAGENSNDIIETDAVQSNTEGLGLDGLLSQDASTFNAETARGFLDTIDSAIDTVNSYRSDLGSTQNQLQSSMGSLMTQYTETSSATSIIQDVDYAQEVANFSKQNILAQVGAYAAAQSNNINQNIVNRLLT, encoded by the coding sequence ATGCAAATAGGAAATAATGTACAATATGACCCATCAGTATATGTTAACTTAAATCAGTCTTTGAATAGAATTTCAGCTGGTGCACAAACATCTGCTGCAGAAGATCCTGCTGCATTAAGTATAGCAGAACAGTTAAAAGCGGATAATTCTGGTGTAGCACAAGCTGTTGAAAACACTTCTAATGCTATAGCAGCTGTTCAAATTGGTGATCAAGCTTTAGGTGAACAATCAAGTATATTAAATCAAGTAAGAGAAAATCTTTTACAAGCATCAACTGATACAACTTCAGATGAAGGTAGACAAGCACTATTAAATGAGACACAAGATTTATTGAAAAATCTAAATAATATTGCTAGTAGTACAAACTATAATGGTCAAACTTTACTACAAAATTCACAAAGTGATACATCAGGTTCTGAAGTTTTACAATTTCAAGCAGGAGAAAATTCTAACGATATAATAGAGACAGATGCAGTCCAATCAAATACAGAAGGTTTAGGATTAGATGGTTTATTAAGTCAAGATGCTTCAACATTTAATGCTGAAACTGCCAGAGGTTTTTTAGATACAATTGATTCAGCAATAGATACAGTAAATAGCTATAGATCAGATTTAGGTTCTACACAAAACCAATTACAAAGTTCTATGGGAAGTCTTATGACACAATATACTGAAACAAGTAGTGCTACTTCTATTATTCAAGATGTTGATTATGCACAAGAAGTTGCAAATTTCAGTAAACAAAATATATTAGCTCAAGTTGGCGCTTATGCAGCTGCTCAATCTAATAATATTAATCAAAATATTGTAAATAGATTACTTACATAA
- a CDS encoding glycine zipper 2TM domain-containing protein, translating into MIKLNNISSILKKTFLAGVILTSAAYAGSDRYHDFARVTYSEPIYEYVYENVPNQVCEEVRYKVRDNYDNRYYSSGYDDSLGVDTLIGTAAGAVLGSQVGKGNGRVAAQIVGGLLGAKVAHEIRNNYKPNSYNNRNYRYETKTECYDRPQRVERKMLTGYKNYFVYNGNKHFKITNRPIKRVKINHTISF; encoded by the coding sequence ATGATTAAACTAAACAATATATCAAGTATTTTGAAAAAAACTTTTTTAGCTGGAGTTATTTTAACTTCAGCAGCATATGCAGGTAGTGATAGATATCACGATTTTGCAAGAGTGACATATTCTGAGCCGATCTATGAATATGTGTATGAGAATGTACCAAATCAAGTTTGCGAAGAAGTAAGATATAAAGTAAGAGATAATTATGATAATAGATATTACTCTTCAGGCTATGATGATAGTCTAGGTGTTGATACTTTAATTGGTACAGCTGCAGGTGCCGTACTTGGAAGTCAAGTTGGAAAAGGGAATGGTAGAGTTGCTGCACAAATAGTTGGTGGATTATTGGGTGCAAAAGTTGCACATGAAATAAGAAATAATTATAAACCTAATTCGTACAATAATAGAAATTATAGATATGAAACAAAAACTGAGTGTTATGATAGACCTCAAAGAGTAGAAAGAAAAATGTTAACAGGATATAAAAATTATTTTGTTTACAATGGAAATAAACATTTTAAAATAACTAATAGACCCATTAAAAGGGTTAAAATTAACCACACAATAAGTTTTTAA
- a CDS encoding c-type cytochrome yields the protein MKLTKILATMAILGVTSLFAADGATLFKACATCHGANAEKSALNKSQVIKGWDAAKIEAALHGYKDGSYGGAMKGVMKGQVARLSDADIKALAGYISAMK from the coding sequence ATGAAACTAACAAAAATTTTAGCAACAATGGCAATCTTAGGAGTAACATCTTTATTTGCAGCAGATGGAGCAACATTATTTAAAGCATGTGCTACATGTCATGGTGCAAATGCTGAAAAATCAGCATTAAATAAATCTCAAGTAATTAAAGGTTGGGATGCAGCAAAAATTGAAGCAGCTTTACATGGTTATAAAGATGGTTCATATGGTGGAGCTATGAAAGGTGTAATGAAAGGTCAAGTAGCAAGATTATCTGATGCGGATATTAAAGCACTTGCAGGATATATTTCAGCAATGAAATAG
- a CDS encoding HAMP domain-containing sensor histidine kinase codes for MLQQKRILMQEYANDFVFRLKDLHVNFDKYKYYPRDEKFNSAIYDSDRKLIFSTLESNKVHLDDVAYRSGGKIHFIEEPESYYLGAKYIVLEIPDDEEWLILLEKEITLFVLIAFFFMTLLGYFLLKIFLRPMRDALHLLDRFIKDTTHELNTPVSAIISNVEMIDIQSLDEKLARKIKRIDIGAKTISNIYEDLTFLTLDNKIISQNEILDLSTILKQRVEYFKTLAEVKKIEFILDIKKDISIFCDKKKLAKLIDNFLSNAIKYNKVKGKILVTLYENHMSIEDTGKGMSQEQIENLFQRYVRFDNSVGGFGIGLNIVSLIAKEYNFKIDVISKLGEGTKMEIRW; via the coding sequence ATGTTACAACAAAAAAGAATCTTAATGCAAGAGTATGCAAACGATTTTGTATTTAGATTAAAAGATTTGCATGTAAATTTTGATAAATACAAATATTATCCAAGAGATGAAAAGTTTAATTCAGCAATATATGATAGTGATAGAAAACTTATTTTCTCAACTTTAGAATCAAACAAAGTCCATTTAGATGATGTGGCCTATAGATCAGGAGGAAAAATACATTTTATTGAGGAACCTGAGTCTTATTATTTAGGAGCTAAATATATTGTTCTTGAAATTCCTGATGATGAAGAATGGTTAATTTTATTAGAAAAAGAGATTACTTTATTTGTATTAATTGCATTTTTCTTTATGACACTTTTAGGATATTTCCTTCTAAAAATATTTTTAAGACCTATGCGAGATGCTTTACATCTTTTAGATAGGTTTATAAAAGATACTACTCATGAATTAAATACTCCTGTTAGTGCAATTATCTCAAATGTTGAGATGATTGATATTCAATCTTTAGATGAAAAACTTGCTAGAAAAATCAAAAGAATAGATATTGGAGCTAAAACTATATCTAATATATATGAGGATTTAACTTTTTTAACTTTAGACAATAAAATAATATCACAAAATGAAATTTTAGATTTATCAACAATTTTAAAACAAAGAGTAGAGTATTTTAAAACATTAGCTGAAGTTAAAAAAATTGAATTTATACTAGATATTAAAAAAGATATTTCAATTTTCTGTGATAAGAAGAAATTAGCAAAACTTATTGATAACTTTTTATCAAATGCTATAAAATACAATAAGGTCAAAGGTAAAATTTTAGTTACACTTTATGAAAATCATATGAGTATTGAAGATACAGGGAAGGGTATGTCTCAAGAACAAATTGAAAATCTTTTTCAAAGATATGTTAGATTTGATAATAGTGTAGGTGGTTTTGGGATAGGTTTAAATATTGTTTCTCTTATTGCAAAAGAGTATAACTTTAAAATAGATGTAATTTCAAAATTGGGTGAAGGTACAAAAATGGAGATAAGATGGTAA
- a CDS encoding response regulator transcription factor, which yields MKTKLLLLEDDLTLSETVIDYFEEQGFEVKAVYDGEEAQEIIYEEKFDIFLLDVNVPLINGFELLKKVRQEGNTTPAIFITSLNSMNSLEEGFDSGCDDYIRKPFELKELLLRVQTIVKREFSKNKDTKIQIDENIIFDSSSNELTKDGEVVQLNFKEQKLLKFFLQNSDELLVHDRIYDYVWDYDEQYSDNSLRTYIKNLRKVLGKDRIVSLKKLGYRFNSK from the coding sequence ATGAAAACTAAACTTTTGCTTTTGGAAGATGATTTAACTCTTAGTGAAACAGTTATTGACTATTTTGAAGAACAAGGTTTTGAAGTTAAAGCTGTTTATGATGGGGAAGAAGCTCAAGAGATTATATATGAAGAAAAGTTTGATATATTTTTATTAGATGTAAATGTACCTTTAATAAATGGTTTTGAATTATTAAAAAAAGTAAGGCAAGAGGGTAATACTACACCTGCTATATTTATTACTTCTTTAAACTCTATGAACTCTTTAGAAGAGGGGTTTGATAGTGGTTGTGACGATTATATAAGAAAACCTTTTGAGTTAAAAGAACTGTTGTTAAGAGTACAAACAATAGTAAAAAGAGAATTTTCTAAAAATAAAGATACAAAAATTCAAATAGATGAAAATATTATATTTGATTCGTCTTCAAATGAACTTACAAAAGATGGTGAAGTTGTACAATTAAATTTTAAAGAACAAAAATTATTAAAATTTTTTCTACAAAATAGTGATGAACTTTTAGTTCATGATAGAATTTATGATTATGTTTGGGATTATGATGAACAATATAGTGATAACTCTTTACGTACATATATAAAAAACTTGAGAAAAGTTTTAGGAAAAGATAGAATTGTTAGTCTTAAAAAGCTTGGATATAGATTTAACTCAAAGTGA
- a CDS encoding DUF1104 domain-containing protein — protein MKRIITTFLFFILTIPLFAVDYSEMSTQELIEIMGYVEKKNLNKFNKELKSRVPTMNTKEKAKYKKNLKKLEK, from the coding sequence ATGAAAAGAATTATAACTACTTTTTTATTTTTTATATTAACTATTCCTTTATTTGCTGTAGATTATTCTGAGATGAGTACTCAAGAATTAATTGAAATAATGGGTTATGTTGAAAAAAAGAACCTTAATAAGTTTAATAAAGAGTTGAAAAGTAGGGTTCCTACAATGAATACAAAAGAAAAAGCAAAATATAAAAAAAATCTAAAAAAGTTAGAGAAATAA